In Halococcus salsus, one DNA window encodes the following:
- a CDS encoding gas vesicle protein, with product MADLDPSEYTIDELRDELESIDDPDTLEEVRESESENENRTGALDAIDERLDAVEDDESEADGGSDGSDQTTADGGESVSPGILEVRNHVRDAAADLIGRPLDSVIEIEQNDDGDWHALVEIVERNSVPDTQDIIGRYALQVDDGGTITGYRRLDRYRRGDTRRDEEPSQAL from the coding sequence ATGGCTGACCTCGACCCAAGCGAGTATACCATCGACGAACTGCGCGACGAACTCGAATCGATCGACGACCCGGACACCCTCGAGGAGGTCCGCGAGTCCGAATCCGAGAACGAGAACCGGACCGGAGCCCTCGACGCGATCGACGAACGTCTCGACGCCGTCGAAGACGACGAGAGCGAGGCGGACGGCGGATCGGACGGGTCCGACCAGACCACCGCCGACGGTGGCGAGAGCGTCAGCCCCGGCATCCTCGAGGTTCGAAACCACGTCCGCGACGCCGCCGCGGACCTGATCGGCCGTCCGCTCGATAGCGTCATCGAGATCGAACAGAACGACGACGGCGACTGGCACGCCCTCGTCGAGATCGTCGAGCGCAACTCGGTGCCCGACACCCAGGACATCATCGGGCGGTACGCGCTCCAGGTCGACGACGGCGGAACGATAACGGGCTACCGACGGCTGGACCGATACCGTCGCGGCGACACGCGACGCGACGAGGAACCCTCGCAAGCGCTGTAG